The Trichoderma asperellum chromosome 6, complete sequence region CGGCAAAATAGTGAAAGCTAGGAATAAGAACTTACCATAGAGGCTAGTTGCTATGTAGACGCACCCGAAGCCAAGACCACTTAGCAATCGGCCCAGGATAAGGACCCCGAACGTATTTGGTACGACTTGCAGTATGACTCCAATGATCATGATAACAATAGATATACGGAGTGCCCAAAGGCGCCCTAAATAGCCTGCAAGAGTGCCTCCGATGAAGAGCTGCGCAACGCCTAGTCGGAGAGAAAATTAGTAGGCTGTTCGATCACCTTAAATTTGGTCAACGATAAAGAATAAGGTAGCAGAAAAACACACCGGTAGCTGCCCAAGGTATGGAAGCAATAATTCCAGAGCGATTGGCATCAACGCTGTAGTACTCGACAAATTGGTTATCTGCAAGAATAACAGTCATGATGCCTGCGTCGTAGCCATTGAAGCATGTCGATAGTACCATGCCATAAAGCAAGAGGGCTGCATAGCGATCGCCAGGTGGAAGAAAAGTCTAGAAAAAGATGTTAACACTTGAATGGGTTTTTTCTCTTACATTGACAATGCTGACCTTTAAGAAGCCCATTGCTTGTTCTACGATATTGCACTATGTTGTGCTAGTCATTGATGCCCACTGTTGTCTAACAGAACTTTACCGATGTAATATAGGAGTTTTGCCAAAGAAACATAGCATAATACCCTAGATATCTATTGGTGAAGCCTTTACATCTTTAGTGTTATTCTTGGCAACATCCGGAGTCAGGCTGGAGCTTCACCATTGCTAGGTTCGTGTTGCGCGGGGAACAGTCCGGGTGGCGCTCTTCCGATCTCCACACTTCCAACACATGTGGCAGGTGAACTCCGGCTAGACAGAGAAATCTCCCGGTGGGATACAGAACGGCAGTGATTGGTTAAGATGCACACTGACACAAGTGGTTCTAGGCATCGCATAGGCTGATGATTACGGTACAATATGTCATTCTTGAAACCGTCTCTGGCGTATATAGCCTTGGTGCCCTTGAAATACTCGGAGTGTCGATGAACTGCGGTGGGGATCTTAACCGTTCTCATACTTGCAGCTTTACCACCTGCTTCGGCATTGAATTCAATACTGGTATCTGCCATTATGGTTTCACTTCTGTGGCTTGCCTTGGGCCTGTTCTCTGCCAATGCTTCACCAATACTAGAGCAGCGAGCAGATAACACGGCAATTGTGAACCTTGCAGCGTCCCGGGGGCCTTCAAAACATGCTGCATCTGGCTTTATCTATGGTATTCCCGATAATAGTGGGCAAATACCGTCCCACTAGTTAGCTAGTTCCTTCCTTGCCACTCATTCCGAATTCATCATTTAATCAATATATTGTGACTAACAATTGTGAACGCCAGCTGGACGGATCTCGATATACGGAGTTGCCGCACTGGAGGGGCTCAACTTGGCGCTCCCAATCGTGGTTGGGTATGGGGATTAGGAGAATATCGCGGCCGGTTTCTCTCATCGCTCTCAAACTACCACGCCTGTCGTAAATATAATGCCGAAGTAAGCTGGCTGGCACATGATATCTGGGGAACCGACAATACCAATGCCAGCAGCGTTTGGCCTGGAGATAACGGCAAATGGGACGACTACGAAGATTTTGTTCGCCAGCTGTTGAATGATCTCTATACTAACAACGCCATTGACGGCACAATTTACGAGATATGGAATGAGCCTGATATCAGCGTATTTTGGAAGGGTAAGGGGGGTATGCAGCAATGGATTGACCTGTATGTCCGG contains the following coding sequences:
- a CDS encoding uncharacterized protein (EggNog:ENOG41~SECRETED:SignalP(1-16)), which produces MVSLLWLALGLFSANASPILEQRADNTAIVNLAASRGPSKHAASGFIYGIPDNSGQIPSHYWTDLDIRSCRTGGAQLGAPNRGWVWGLGEYRGRFLSSLSNYHACRKYNAEVSWLAHDIWGTDNTNASSVWPGDNGKWDDYEDFVRQLLNDLYTNNAIDGTIYEIWNEPDISVFWKGKGGMQQWIDLYVRTHKIIRSDPRFSNMKIVGPSLALRPKATNVWWTEWLRQVAGNNTIPDQYTYHLEGSETDTDNDPTFTNASLSALLKTYNAPQRQINVNEYAQYKEMVPGSYIWWIAGLERFDFIGLLGNWQSGTVLHDLFANLLTKKADPKNYAATDYAQHQATGSIIIMPRT